In the genome of Streptomyces lydicus, the window GACATGGGCGTCACCCAGGACCTCACGGCGGACCTTGATGCCCGCTTCGTAGGTGGCGCCGCGGGCCTGTTCCGGCTGGGCGAGGCCGGACTCTATGGCGGCGGGCGGCGCCATCGGGGGCGGCGGGGGCGCGATCTGCGGCTTGGGGGCCGCGGCGCCGATGGCGCTCTGGCCACCGGGGCCGGGCTTGTCGTGCCAGGCGGTGGAGAAGTGCCGGATGAGGAGTTCCGTGACGGCCGAGGGCTGCTCGACGGGCGCGAGGTGGGAAGTGCCGGGCACCAGCGCCAGGCTCGCGTCGGGTATTCCGGCGACCAGGGTGCGGGCGTCGGTGGTCGGGGTGACCTGGTCCTCGGAGCCGACGACGGCGAGGGTGGGCACGCCGATCCGGCCGAGGGAGGAGCGTACGTCGAAGGACGCCAGCGCCTCGCAGGCGGCGATGTAGCAGCCGGGGTCGGTGGTCCGCACCATCTGGACGGCCCACTCGACGATCGCGGGCTGGGCACCGGCGAAGCCCTGGGTGAACCAGTGCTCGGGCGCGGTGCGGGCGATCGGTTCCAGCCCGTTCGTGCGGATGACCACACCGCGCTGGCGCCAGGCGTCGGCGGTGCCGTACCGCGGCGAGGTGGACACCAGGGCGAGCGAAGTGACCTGGTGCGGGCGGGTGAGCGCCAGCTGGATGCCGATGGCTCCGCCGATGTTGCAGCCGGCATAGCCGAACCGGTCCACGCCCAGGGCGTCGAGGGTGGCGATCAGCCGGTCGGCCAGCTCCGCGATGGAAGCTGCCGCGTGGGCGGGCGAGCCGCCGTGTCCGGGCAGGTCGAAACGGATCACGCGCCAGTGGCGGGTCAGCTCGGGGATCTGCCGGTCCCACATGTGCCAGGTGGTACCCAGAGCGGCACCGAGGACAAGTACGGGGGCGTCGTCGGGGCCGTCAATCCGGTGCTGCAGGGTCTTCTCACTCACCCGGCCACGCTACCGACTCTCTGACAAGATCCTTACACCCGGGTCAGGAAGAGCCACCGAAGCAGGGCCGCCGACGGCGCCCGAAGCAGGGTTTGCACAGGTCAGAGCCTCAGCGTGGAGACGACGTGGACGATCGCGCGCCCCGGCTCGTCGTAGCTCACCGTGATCTGCCGGTACGGATGCGGTGCCTTGCTCATGATCAGGGCCGGGGTCTTCTGGCCCTGAGAAGCGGCGTTGCGGTGTGGGCGCGGACAGCTCACTCACGCCTTGCGCGCTCTCAAATCTCACAATCTCTCACATGCTGGGTCGAAGCCCCGTGCAGGCCATCCCATGGCGTGGCGGCTTCGCGAAGATCTTCCACGTCCGCCT includes:
- the pcaC gene encoding 4-carboxymuconolactone decarboxylase; the protein is MSEKTLQHRIDGPDDAPVLVLGAALGTTWHMWDRQIPELTRHWRVIRFDLPGHGGSPAHAAASIAELADRLIATLDALGVDRFGYAGCNIGGAIGIQLALTRPHQVTSLALVSTSPRYGTADAWRQRGVVIRTNGLEPIARTAPEHWFTQGFAGAQPAIVEWAVQMVRTTDPGCYIAACEALASFDVRSSLGRIGVPTLAVVGSEDQVTPTTDARTLVAGIPDASLALVPGTSHLAPVEQPSAVTELLIRHFSTAWHDKPGPGGQSAIGAAAPKPQIAPPPPPMAPPAAIESGLAQPEQARGATYEAGIKVRREVLGDAHVDRVEAAADDFNGDFHDFITRYVWGETWTRTGLDRRTRSVITLTALVARGHHDELALHTRAALRNGLTPTEIKEVLLHTAVYCGVPAANSAFAVAQRVIREETTPEA